The following proteins come from a genomic window of Sulfitobacter indolifex:
- a CDS encoding ABC transporter substrate-binding protein, translating to MKRYLLGTVFAVATPMAAAAQDCGEVSIAEMNWASAQIVTAVTEFLLVQGYGCDVTTVPSDTTPAVTSLSENNEPDIVPEMWTNSAGDAYKKLKENGKIVELTSVLDPGGVEGWWIPTYLAEAHPELTTLDGILANPELVGGMFNNCPDGWGCRLVNDNLARAFDLEGNGIEVFNHGSGETLSTSMASAYESEEPWFGYYWGPTTPLGKFDMTSVDMGAYDEAAHTANQNADNPDPKPSAFPTAPVLTVMTKDFHDNNPEIAKFIGNVTFKTDEMSKLLAWQGESNASNEEAAVYFLQNNKDVWADWLSDDARGNLSKLLEQ from the coding sequence ATGAAACGCTATTTGCTTGGCACGGTTTTCGCCGTCGCGACCCCCATGGCTGCTGCCGCTCAGGACTGCGGCGAAGTCTCGATCGCGGAAATGAACTGGGCCTCGGCACAGATCGTCACCGCCGTCACCGAATTCCTGCTGGTTCAGGGCTACGGCTGCGACGTGACCACTGTGCCGTCTGACACCACGCCCGCCGTGACTTCGCTGTCGGAAAACAACGAGCCGGACATCGTGCCGGAAATGTGGACCAACTCTGCCGGTGATGCCTACAAGAAGCTGAAAGAGAACGGCAAGATCGTTGAGCTGACAAGCGTGCTCGACCCCGGTGGTGTCGAAGGCTGGTGGATCCCCACCTATCTGGCCGAAGCGCATCCTGAGCTGACAACCCTCGACGGCATTCTGGCAAACCCCGAACTGGTCGGTGGCATGTTCAACAACTGCCCCGATGGCTGGGGCTGCCGCTTGGTAAACGACAACCTCGCGCGCGCCTTTGACCTCGAAGGCAACGGCATCGAAGTCTTCAACCACGGCTCGGGCGAGACTTTGTCGACCTCCATGGCTTCGGCCTATGAAAGCGAAGAACCATGGTTCGGCTACTACTGGGGCCCCACCACGCCGCTGGGTAAATTCGACATGACCAGCGTCGACATGGGCGCGTATGACGAAGCCGCGCATACCGCAAACCAGAACGCCGACAATCCCGATCCCAAGCCGTCGGCCTTCCCAACGGCACCGGTTCTGACCGTGATGACCAAGGATTTCCACGACAACAATCCTGAAATCGCGAAATTCATCGGCAACGTCACTTTCAAGACCGACGAGATGAGCAAGCTGCTGGCTTGGCAAGGTGAAAGCAACGCCTCCAACGAGGAAGCGGCTGTTTACTTCTTGCAGAACAACAAAGACGTCTGGGCCGATTGGCTGAGCGACGACGCGCGCGGCAACCTGTCCAAGCTGCTTGAACAGTAA
- a CDS encoding Hint domain-containing protein: MIRTLDFNAFSAGTIIDDEYAAMGVTVSASGGSGQAMIFDSSNPTGGDEDLASDTLEGLLIVSEDGDQSDPDDNATGGSLFFDFDDMVRMKGITFKDIEETSGDGTRVIFYDENGDVIDNHFVGPTGDGGEQFVQFNVQGVSRFEVRFEGSGAIDNLIFDDGKPEGGGNDAPVAEDDMLEIDEDTSGTVDVLGNDSDANGDTLTVTMASCPFGEVVINGDGTLTFTPDADFNGDTTITYTVDDGNGGTDTGTVNVTVNPVNDAPVANDDTASTTGTDAVVIPVLDNDTDVDGDTLSVADASSDDGTVTINGDGTITFTANDGFTGDATINYTVSDPDGLTDEGVVTVSVGDGGATRDGYVDGTAGADLIDTAYTGDPDGDMIDNDDALLPGAEGDDDYVRAGDGDDTILAGDGDDIVEGGAGSDEVYGGDGDDMIITGNGDIAPDLGYPESDSDSLSFDPDADPENDRDYVDGGAGNDTISTGDDRDTIYGGTGDDVINAGIDDDFVNGGDGDDRIVGGEGNDSIFGGAGNDTIYAGNDPELGLDVLDIPDDMDPSNPFTPDRVPNNGMDTVDGGSGDDVIYGADDADMLRGGSGNDYIDGQIDDDIIEGNTGNDTLLGGQGDDSISGGQGDDMLYGGTGDDTLRGNRDDDYLEGGAGDDVLDGGGENDTLMGGEGDDTLQGGQGDDLLDGGAGVDIMDGGADQDTFVNVNAGDDVDGGSAGVDYDTLDLRGSAPEGGRLEVTYTSDDREDGFVDYFNEDGSDAGRLNFVEIENVIIPCFTPGTKIATPKGEIRVEELQVGDRVITRDNGIQTIRWVGAREMTGAEFEMAAHLKPVLIRKGALGNALPERDMMVSPNHRVLVANEKTALYFEEREVLVAAKHLTGMDGIDVVEVSGTTYIHVMFDRHEVILSDGTWTESFQPGDMSLAGIGEEQRNEILELFPELATQDGIEGYAAARRSLKKHEASLLVK, from the coding sequence ATGATTAGAACACTTGATTTCAACGCGTTTAGCGCAGGCACCATTATTGACGACGAATACGCAGCGATGGGGGTCACGGTTTCGGCCAGCGGCGGTTCCGGTCAGGCGATGATCTTTGACAGCTCGAACCCCACAGGCGGCGACGAAGACTTGGCGTCCGACACGCTTGAAGGTCTGTTGATCGTGTCCGAGGATGGCGATCAGAGCGATCCAGACGATAATGCGACCGGCGGCAGCCTGTTCTTTGACTTTGATGACATGGTGCGCATGAAGGGCATTACCTTCAAGGACATCGAAGAGACCAGCGGCGACGGCACCCGTGTCATCTTCTACGACGAAAATGGCGATGTGATCGACAACCACTTTGTCGGGCCCACCGGCGACGGCGGCGAGCAATTCGTGCAGTTCAACGTCCAAGGTGTATCGCGCTTTGAAGTGCGTTTCGAAGGCTCCGGGGCGATCGACAACCTTATCTTTGATGATGGCAAGCCAGAAGGCGGCGGCAACGATGCGCCCGTGGCCGAAGACGACATGCTGGAGATCGACGAAGATACATCCGGCACCGTTGACGTGCTGGGCAATGACAGCGACGCAAATGGCGACACGCTGACCGTCACCATGGCAAGCTGCCCGTTCGGAGAGGTCGTCATCAACGGTGATGGCACGCTGACCTTCACACCAGACGCGGATTTCAACGGCGACACCACAATCACCTACACTGTGGATGACGGCAATGGCGGCACCGACACTGGCACCGTGAATGTCACTGTGAACCCGGTGAACGATGCACCGGTCGCAAACGACGACACGGCCAGCACCACCGGCACCGATGCAGTTGTGATCCCGGTTCTTGACAACGACACCGACGTTGACGGCGACACGCTGAGCGTTGCGGATGCCTCCAGCGACGATGGCACCGTGACCATCAACGGCGATGGCACCATCACTTTCACCGCCAACGATGGCTTCACCGGTGATGCGACGATCAACTACACTGTGTCCGATCCAGATGGTCTGACTGACGAAGGTGTTGTGACTGTCTCTGTTGGTGACGGCGGTGCAACCCGTGATGGCTATGTCGATGGCACAGCAGGCGCAGACCTGATCGACACCGCCTACACCGGCGACCCCGATGGCGACATGATCGACAACGACGACGCGCTGCTGCCCGGCGCGGAAGGCGATGACGACTATGTCCGCGCAGGCGACGGCGACGACACAATTCTCGCAGGCGACGGCGATGACATCGTCGAAGGCGGCGCAGGTTCTGACGAAGTCTATGGCGGCGACGGTGACGATATGATCATCACCGGCAACGGCGATATCGCACCCGATCTCGGCTATCCGGAAAGCGACAGCGACAGCCTGAGCTTTGACCCCGACGCCGATCCCGAAAACGACCGTGACTATGTCGATGGCGGCGCTGGCAACGATACAATCAGCACCGGCGACGACCGCGACACCATCTATGGCGGCACCGGCGATGATGTGATCAACGCAGGCATCGACGACGACTTTGTCAATGGCGGCGACGGCGATGACCGTATCGTCGGCGGCGAAGGCAATGACAGCATCTTCGGCGGCGCTGGCAATGACACGATCTATGCGGGCAACGATCCCGAGCTGGGCCTCGACGTGCTCGACATCCCCGACGATATGGACCCGTCGAACCCCTTCACCCCCGACCGTGTCCCAAACAACGGGATGGATACGGTTGACGGTGGATCCGGCGACGACGTGATCTATGGTGCTGATGACGCCGACATGCTGCGCGGTGGATCGGGCAACGATTACATCGACGGTCAGATCGACGATGACATCATCGAAGGCAACACCGGCAACGACACACTGCTTGGCGGTCAAGGCGACGACAGCATCTCCGGCGGTCAGGGCGACGACATGCTCTATGGCGGCACCGGCGACGACACCCTGCGCGGCAACCGTGATGACGACTATCTCGAAGGCGGCGCGGGCGACGATGTGCTCGACGGTGGCGGCGAGAACGACACGCTGATGGGCGGCGAGGGCGACGATACGCTGCAAGGCGGCCAAGGCGATGATCTGCTCGACGGTGGTGCTGGTGTTGATATCATGGACGGCGGTGCCGATCAGGATACCTTCGTCAATGTGAATGCGGGCGATGATGTCGACGGTGGCAGTGCGGGCGTAGACTATGACACGCTTGACCTGCGCGGCTCTGCGCCCGAGGGCGGCCGCCTCGAAGTTACCTATACCTCTGACGACCGCGAAGACGGTTTTGTTGACTATTTCAACGAAGATGGCAGCGATGCCGGGCGTCTGAACTTTGTCGAGATCGAGAATGTCATCATCCCCTGTTTCACACCGGGCACCAAGATCGCCACGCCAAAAGGCGAGATCCGTGTCGAGGAGCTTCAGGTTGGTGACCGGGTCATCACCCGCGACAACGGCATCCAGACAATCCGCTGGGTCGGCGCACGTGAGATGACCGGGGCCGAGTTCGAAATGGCCGCCCATCTCAAGCCGGTGCTGATCCGCAAAGGCGCGCTTGGCAATGCACTGCCAGAGCGTGACATGATGGTCAGCCCCAACCACCGCGTGTTGGTCGCCAACGAGAAGACGGCGCTCTACTTTGAAGAGCGTGAAGTTCTGGTCGCGGCGAAACACCTGACTGGCATGGACGGCATCGACGTGGTCGAAGTCTCTGGCACCACCTACATCCACGTGATGTTCGACCGCCATGAGGTGATCCTGTCGGATGGCACATGGACCGAAAGCTTCCAGCCTGGTGACATGTCACTGGCCGGTATCGGTGAAGAGCAGCGCAACGAGATTCTCGAGCTCTTCCCCGAGCTTGCGACACAGGACGGTATCGAAGGCTATGCCGCCGCTCGGCGTTCGCTGAAAAAGCACGAAGCCAGCCTGCTGGTAAAATAA
- a CDS encoding nucleotidyltransferase family protein → MTPSPLPVILLAAGASTRMRGRDKLMEDVGGQPLLRHQARMTQSIGPVTVALPPAPHPRYTAISGLDVTALPVPDAAEGMGASLRRAFAALPRGTAAAMVMLADMPELEASDLASLAASVDLNSDTLIWRAATEDGTPGHPIIFAAALFDQLRQLSGDDGGRAVVRGAASRMQLVPLSGQRARLDLDTPEDWAAWREQQR, encoded by the coding sequence ATGACACCAAGCCCCCTGCCCGTGATCCTTCTTGCTGCCGGTGCCTCAACCCGGATGCGAGGGCGTGACAAATTGATGGAAGACGTGGGCGGCCAGCCCCTGCTGCGACATCAAGCGCGCATGACGCAGAGCATCGGCCCCGTCACCGTCGCTCTGCCGCCCGCACCGCACCCGCGCTACACAGCGATCAGTGGGCTGGACGTTACCGCCCTTCCCGTGCCGGATGCCGCAGAGGGCATGGGCGCTAGCCTGCGCCGCGCTTTTGCGGCGCTGCCTCGGGGCACGGCGGCGGCGATGGTCATGTTGGCCGATATGCCAGAGTTGGAAGCCAGCGACCTTGCCAGCCTTGCCGCCTCGGTTGACTTGAACAGCGATACTTTGATCTGGCGCGCAGCGACGGAGGACGGCACGCCGGGGCATCCGATCATTTTCGCTGCGGCCCTGTTTGATCAGCTGAGGCAGCTTAGCGGCGATGATGGTGGCCGTGCGGTGGTACGTGGCGCGGCAAGCCGGATGCAACTGGTGCCCCTGTCCGGCCAGCGCGCGCGGCTGGACCTCGACACGCCCGAAGACTGGGCCGCATGGCGAGAGCAGCAGAGATAG
- a CDS encoding DUF1127 domain-containing protein: MSDPARPFGIGRLVLRIPRSSNLILMEHAMHFRLLKNTNQIAGMPGTAFAGGAMGQVAASEGLALVAMLRRALRDTLRRWERNRTLSTLNAMDDRLLQDIGLSRKDIPQHIRDMESFSRR; this comes from the coding sequence ATGAGCGACCCGGCCCGGCCTTTTGGCATTGGCCGTCTTGTTTTGCGGATCCCTCGTTCCTCAAACCTTATTCTTATGGAGCATGCCATGCATTTCCGCCTGCTGAAGAACACCAACCAAATCGCCGGTATGCCGGGAACTGCCTTTGCCGGTGGGGCCATGGGTCAAGTGGCCGCCTCGGAAGGTCTGGCCCTTGTTGCCATGCTGCGCCGTGCGCTGCGCGACACCCTGCGCCGTTGGGAGCGTAACCGCACCCTGTCGACCCTGAACGCCATGGACGACCGCCTGTTGCAGGACATCGGCCTGAGCCGCAAAGACATCCCCCAGCATATCCGCGACATGGAAAGTTTTTCCCGCCGTTGA
- a CDS encoding HlyC/CorC family transporter — translation METGPALFDTAFWISTGIILFLLVLSGFFSGSETALTAASRGKLRAQADKGSRGATRALKITEDNERLIGSVLLGNNLVNILAASMATALFTRIFGESGVALATLVMTLLVLVFSEVLPKTYAITNAETAAALVSRPISVVVLLFSPMVTAVRYFVRGVLRLFGVQIDPDSNILAVREEIAGALQLGHSEGVVEKEDRDRILGALDLRERAVEEVMLHRSGIEMIDAASDPTDIMEKCLQSNHTRLPVFRDDPENIIGVIHAKDLLRAMYKLIGGPNGDAGALKGFNVADVVMKPYFVPETSTLDEQMRQFLRRRTHFALVVDEYGSLQGLITLEDILEEIVGEITDEFDPDADHPLKQSEDGHLMVEGAMTIRDLNRATDWSLPDDEANTVAGLVIHEAQMIPTVGQVFSFHGFRFEVMDRDGNRITQLKIRPL, via the coding sequence ATGGAAACGGGCCCCGCCCTTTTTGACACCGCTTTCTGGATCAGTACCGGAATTATCCTTTTTCTGCTCGTCTTGTCGGGCTTTTTCTCGGGCTCCGAAACGGCGCTGACCGCGGCCTCGCGTGGCAAACTGCGCGCACAGGCCGACAAAGGGTCGCGCGGCGCCACACGGGCGCTCAAGATCACCGAGGATAACGAGCGGCTGATCGGATCGGTTCTTTTGGGCAATAACTTGGTCAACATCCTCGCCGCGTCTATGGCAACGGCGCTGTTCACCCGCATTTTCGGGGAAAGCGGCGTGGCCTTGGCAACGCTGGTGATGACGCTTTTGGTGCTCGTCTTTTCCGAAGTGCTGCCCAAGACCTATGCCATCACCAATGCCGAGACAGCCGCCGCACTTGTGTCGCGCCCCATCAGCGTCGTGGTGCTGCTGTTCTCGCCGATGGTCACAGCGGTGCGCTATTTCGTGCGCGGTGTGCTGCGGCTGTTTGGGGTGCAGATTGACCCTGATAGCAACATCCTTGCCGTGCGCGAAGAGATCGCCGGTGCGCTACAGCTAGGCCATTCCGAGGGGGTTGTCGAAAAAGAAGACCGCGACCGGATCTTGGGCGCGCTGGATCTGCGTGAGCGCGCAGTCGAAGAAGTCATGCTGCACCGTTCTGGCATTGAGATGATCGACGCGGCGTCTGATCCAACCGACATCATGGAAAAATGCCTCCAATCGAACCACACGCGTCTGCCCGTATTCCGCGATGATCCCGAAAACATCATCGGTGTGATCCACGCCAAAGACCTGTTGCGCGCCATGTACAAACTGATCGGCGGCCCCAATGGCGACGCGGGCGCGCTGAAAGGGTTCAACGTGGCCGACGTGGTGATGAAACCCTATTTCGTGCCCGAAACCTCGACGCTGGACGAGCAGATGCGCCAATTCCTGCGCCGCCGCACACATTTTGCGCTGGTGGTGGATGAATATGGATCATTGCAGGGTCTGATCACGCTCGAAGACATTCTGGAAGAGATCGTCGGTGAGATTACGGATGAATTCGACCCCGATGCGGATCACCCTTTGAAGCAATCCGAAGACGGCCATCTGATGGTCGAGGGCGCGATGACAATCCGCGACCTGAACCGCGCCACCGATTGGTCGCTGCCCGATGATGAGGCCAATACTGTCGCCGGGCTGGTGATCCATGAGGCGCAGATGATCCCCACCGTGGGGCAGGTGTTCTCCTTCCACGGCTTCCGTTTTGAGGTCATGGACCGGGACGGCAACCGCATCACCCAGTTGAAGATCCGCCCGCTTTAA
- a CDS encoding DUF2254 domain-containing protein — MNIKELIPHTLFRKAREYSRKLWVRVVIMGLLAFVALGLTQLFEPLVPKEVATRLTGEAADRLLQIIADAMLAVTIFSITIMVTVYRSTSAQFTPRAHRLIIQDRTTQNTLAVFIGAYVYALVAIIMRELGVYVDERSFVLFLTTVMVLAIIVIFLIRWVLHLQSFGSLIDTTRQIESVTTSLFKERLKTPCMGGHPLTGPAPDDARPIFAPESGYLKHIYPEALDQQAQDHGVEIYLTRRIGDFIFVGEPLVQVRRCGTPQDEDHDWDSLEQKVFDTVQLGDLRTFDQDPRFGLRVLGEVASKALSPGINDGGTAIDVITRIGRILSYYSDEAKPGGKVNLPNLHIAPISSDALIEDGFGALARDGSSVVEVQMALQEVLAGLMQHPDPGLAASARAAAENHLRRAFEDVPFGPDRARIWSAARKEVREAVETPE, encoded by the coding sequence ATGAACATCAAAGAACTGATCCCGCATACCCTGTTTCGCAAGGCCCGTGAATATTCCCGCAAGCTATGGGTGCGGGTCGTCATCATGGGGCTGTTGGCCTTTGTCGCCCTTGGCCTGACGCAGCTTTTTGAACCATTGGTCCCCAAGGAGGTCGCCACGCGCCTAACCGGCGAAGCGGCGGACCGATTGCTGCAGATCATCGCGGATGCGATGTTGGCCGTTACGATCTTTTCCATCACCATTATGGTCACCGTCTACCGCTCGACCTCGGCGCAGTTCACACCCCGTGCGCATCGGTTGATCATCCAAGACCGGACCACGCAGAATACGCTGGCGGTGTTCATCGGTGCCTATGTCTATGCGCTGGTGGCGATCATCATGCGCGAGCTGGGCGTCTATGTCGACGAACGCTCTTTCGTGCTGTTCCTAACGACAGTGATGGTGCTGGCGATTATCGTGATCTTTCTGATCCGCTGGGTGCTGCATCTGCAAAGCTTTGGCAGCCTGATCGACACCACTCGCCAGATCGAAAGCGTGACCACGTCGCTGTTCAAAGAGCGGTTGAAAACGCCCTGTATGGGCGGCCACCCGCTGACCGGCCCCGCGCCGGATGACGCGCGCCCGATCTTTGCACCCGAAAGCGGCTATCTAAAACATATCTACCCCGAAGCGTTGGACCAGCAGGCACAGGATCATGGGGTTGAGATTTATCTTACCCGGCGCATTGGTGACTTCATATTTGTCGGAGAACCGCTTGTGCAGGTAAGACGCTGTGGCACGCCGCAGGACGAAGACCACGATTGGGACAGTCTTGAGCAAAAGGTTTTTGACACCGTGCAACTGGGCGATTTGCGTACCTTTGACCAAGACCCGCGCTTTGGCCTGCGGGTGTTGGGAGAGGTTGCGTCTAAGGCGCTGTCTCCGGGGATCAACGACGGCGGGACGGCGATCGACGTAATCACCCGCATCGGGCGGATCCTGTCCTATTACTCGGATGAGGCAAAGCCCGGCGGCAAGGTCAATTTGCCAAACCTGCACATCGCGCCGATTTCCTCTGATGCGTTGATTGAAGACGGATTTGGTGCGCTGGCCCGTGATGGCAGTTCGGTGGTCGAAGTGCAGATGGCCTTGCAGGAGGTGCTGGCCGGATTGATGCAACACCCTGACCCCGGTCTGGCCGCCTCAGCGCGTGCCGCGGCAGAGAACCACCTGCGCCGCGCATTTGAAGACGTGCCCTTTGGTCCGGACCGGGCGCGCATTTGGTCCGCCGCGCGCAAAGAAGTGCGCGAGGCAGTGGAGACCCCGGAATAA
- a CDS encoding metallophosphoesterase family protein — translation MQAEIKSADLGTLDGPVLLFGGPYSNIQAVEALARFAKARGIDGSTMICTGDIVAYCGAPRESVSAIRALGCAVVAGNCELQLASGAEDCGCGFAPGSRCDMLSGAWFAHASQRLDADAKAWMGALPDVATFGHQGERYGVIHGGVRDVARFIWSESAEAVFEEEWQALEKIVGPVDHIIAGHSGLPFIRETPRGRWINAGVIGMPPHDGGQQSRFALLDGGEVTFHRLSYDVAGAVADMERAGLPRAYSHALQSGYWPSEDVLPPGLRVPSLARG, via the coding sequence ATGCAGGCGGAAATCAAGAGCGCGGACCTTGGGACACTGGATGGCCCGGTTCTGCTGTTCGGCGGGCCGTACTCGAACATACAGGCGGTGGAGGCGCTGGCGCGTTTTGCCAAGGCACGTGGCATTGACGGCAGCACGATGATCTGCACCGGCGACATTGTGGCCTATTGCGGCGCGCCTCGCGAGAGCGTGTCGGCGATCCGTGCGCTTGGCTGTGCCGTGGTGGCGGGGAATTGTGAGCTGCAACTGGCCAGCGGGGCCGAGGACTGCGGCTGCGGTTTTGCGCCGGGCAGCAGGTGCGACATGCTGTCGGGCGCGTGGTTTGCCCATGCATCGCAGCGGTTGGACGCGGATGCGAAGGCGTGGATGGGGGCGCTGCCGGATGTGGCCACCTTCGGCCATCAGGGGGAACGCTATGGCGTGATCCACGGCGGGGTGCGCGATGTGGCGCGGTTCATCTGGTCCGAGAGTGCGGAGGCGGTGTTCGAGGAGGAGTGGCAGGCGCTTGAGAAGATCGTGGGTCCGGTTGATCACATCATTGCCGGGCATTCGGGATTGCCCTTTATCCGCGAGACGCCGCGCGGGCGCTGGATTAATGCGGGCGTGATTGGCATGCCACCCCATGACGGGGGGCAGCAATCGCGGTTCGCGTTGTTGGACGGGGGCGAGGTGACCTTCCACCGGCTCAGCTATGACGTGGCTGGGGCGGTGGCAGACATGGAAAGGGCCGGTCTGCCGCGCGCCTATTCGCACGCGCTGCAGAGCGGTTATTGGCCGTCGGAGGACGTGCTGCCGCCCGGTTTGCGGGTGCCGTCCTTGGCCAGAGGGTGA